In a single window of the Acidobacteriota bacterium genome:
- a CDS encoding sigma-70 family RNA polymerase sigma factor, protein MPESSSKQITALLADWSDGDQAALERLMPLVYEELRQMARRYISKQPSGHTFQATDLIHEAYLKLAKQDEQSWRNRAHFFGVASKAMRHILVDHARAKQSEKRGGRPEMVTFAEPAVSTDAKEVIALDDALNTLAKLDERKSRIVELKYFGGITNDEIAEVLGVSAETVKRDWRFARTWLLRQLSEAEP, encoded by the coding sequence ATGCCCGAAAGCAGCTCTAAGCAGATCACCGCTCTCTTAGCCGATTGGAGCGATGGCGATCAGGCAGCACTCGAGCGACTAATGCCGCTTGTTTATGAAGAACTGCGGCAAATGGCACGCAGATACATCAGCAAACAGCCTTCCGGGCACACCTTCCAGGCAACAGATCTGATCCACGAGGCTTATCTGAAGCTGGCAAAGCAGGACGAACAAAGCTGGCGGAACAGAGCACATTTTTTCGGCGTCGCGTCGAAAGCGATGCGTCATATTCTGGTAGATCATGCGCGGGCGAAACAGAGTGAGAAACGGGGCGGCCGCCCGGAAATGGTGACGTTCGCCGAGCCGGCCGTAAGTACCGATGCGAAAGAGGTGATAGCTCTCGATGATGCCCTCAATACGCTGGCAAAACTGGATGAGCGTAAGAGCCGGATCGTCGAATTGAAATATTTCGGCGGGATAACAAACGACGAGATCGCTGAAGTTTTAGGCGTGTCAGCGGAGACCGTAAAACGCGATTGGCGATTTGCCCGAACGTGGCTGCTTCGCCAATTAAGCGAGGCCGAGCCCTAA
- a CDS encoding serine/threonine-protein kinase, producing MTLSEGAKIGRYEIRSLIGVGGMGEVYRASDPKIGRDVAIKVLPADLSADKDRVARFEQEARAAGALNHPNIIAIHDIDTQNEIVYVVSELLEGGELRARLDEGAMPLRKVTEYAQQIVSGLTAAHEKGIVHRDLKPENLFITKDDRIKILDFGLAKLSDRGASAGGQTGNEDATRKALTNPGVVMGTVGYMSPEQVRGQQTDHRSDIFSFGLILYEMITGRRAFQEESLAETMSAIVKEEPTDMTESNPNINPSLERIVRRCLEKKPERRFQTASDLGFALESLSAPTSSSGATMTTAVSAIGPETETSLWKARIPWIAAGALALMLISFGAWTLLRPASALPPFVSLDIAAPAGWTTKETSALSPDGSLLAFAAEKEKGKPHLWLRTLATGESQMVADSEGAVEPFWSPDGAEVAYFTNERLRAFNLATGRSRVICDVFGQRKAGTWNSNGVIVFSNEGGVPLKRINADGKSLPLDMPHKGYRPFFLPDGRHFLFGKGVGILGQGGIFVGDLESDEVKDIRGDGREPKYAGGYLFFVLDGGLKAQAFTPASFKLSGEPIPVADVGIHTGDLRTNFSVAANGVIAFRSETPVVSETAWYLRDGTRTTIDDASSFNPVFSPDDSMIAFQRDGDIWLFDVVRGSARMFASGKPTRLLSSMWTPDGSAVLFVRQSVGVAEKPLKGGPERTVIEDNSGYPFVTQMISDGRALGVKIREGSRDIFIRSSNGDETYFAQSPANETMPALSPDERWLAYATSIDISGDISIFIEAFPNGGSKIRLTGDISGAQPRWRRDGRELYFVAADGSLMAVTVEEPGGALKLGAPKPLFKTTIAIVASVGARSMYDATRDGSRFFVTEEKKEPAADTQPVTVLVNWQSIVTKR from the coding sequence ATGACTTTATCCGAAGGTGCGAAGATTGGCCGATACGAGATCCGATCGCTGATCGGAGTGGGCGGAATGGGAGAAGTATATCGGGCCTCCGACCCGAAGATCGGGCGTGACGTGGCGATCAAGGTCCTGCCGGCGGATCTTTCTGCCGATAAGGATCGCGTCGCGCGATTTGAGCAGGAGGCACGCGCGGCGGGTGCCTTGAACCACCCGAACATAATCGCGATCCATGACATCGACACCCAGAACGAAATCGTTTATGTCGTCTCCGAACTCCTCGAAGGCGGGGAACTCAGGGCCCGTCTCGACGAAGGTGCGATGCCGCTCCGAAAAGTCACCGAATACGCCCAGCAGATCGTCAGCGGATTGACGGCGGCGCATGAGAAGGGGATCGTTCATCGCGACCTCAAGCCGGAAAACCTTTTCATCACAAAAGACGATCGCATTAAGATCCTCGACTTTGGCCTGGCCAAACTGTCCGACCGGGGCGCGTCAGCGGGCGGTCAGACTGGTAACGAAGATGCAACGCGCAAGGCTCTCACAAACCCCGGCGTCGTTATGGGCACGGTGGGTTATATGTCCCCCGAACAAGTGCGAGGGCAACAAACAGATCATCGGTCGGATATTTTCAGCTTTGGTTTGATCCTTTACGAGATGATCACGGGCCGGCGGGCGTTTCAGGAGGAATCGCTGGCTGAGACGATGTCGGCGATCGTCAAAGAAGAGCCGACGGACATGACGGAATCTAATCCGAACATCAACCCGTCGCTTGAGCGGATCGTTAGGCGGTGTCTCGAAAAGAAACCTGAGCGGCGGTTTCAGACGGCAAGCGACCTTGGGTTTGCTCTTGAGTCATTGTCGGCTCCGACGAGTTCGTCGGGCGCAACGATGACAACGGCGGTCAGTGCGATAGGGCCTGAAACGGAAACGTCGCTTTGGAAAGCTCGGATCCCGTGGATCGCCGCGGGGGCGTTGGCGCTGATGTTGATCTCGTTTGGTGCGTGGACATTGCTAAGGCCGGCATCGGCACTGCCGCCGTTTGTTTCGCTCGACATTGCTGCTCCGGCGGGATGGACGACGAAAGAGACCAGCGCTCTATCGCCGGACGGTTCGCTACTGGCTTTTGCGGCTGAAAAAGAGAAGGGTAAGCCCCATTTATGGCTTCGGACCCTTGCGACGGGTGAGAGTCAGATGGTTGCGGATTCAGAAGGTGCGGTCGAGCCGTTTTGGTCGCCTGACGGGGCCGAGGTAGCCTATTTTACAAATGAGCGTCTTCGAGCTTTTAACCTGGCTACGGGGCGGTCGCGAGTGATCTGCGATGTTTTTGGCCAGAGAAAAGCGGGAACATGGAACTCCAACGGTGTGATCGTTTTTTCGAACGAAGGTGGTGTACCGTTGAAACGCATCAACGCCGATGGCAAATCACTCCCCTTGGACATGCCGCATAAAGGTTACAGGCCGTTCTTTTTGCCGGATGGCAGGCATTTCCTGTTTGGCAAGGGGGTTGGCATTTTGGGGCAGGGAGGCATATTTGTTGGCGATCTTGAGTCTGATGAGGTCAAGGATATTCGCGGGGACGGACGTGAACCCAAATACGCCGGCGGCTACCTCTTTTTCGTTCTAGATGGCGGTCTCAAAGCTCAAGCTTTCACCCCAGCGTCCTTCAAGCTTTCGGGCGAGCCGATACCGGTCGCCGACGTGGGGATTCACACCGGGGACCTGAGGACGAATTTCAGCGTGGCCGCGAACGGCGTGATAGCTTTTCGAAGCGAGACGCCTGTTGTTTCCGAAACTGCCTGGTATTTGCGTGATGGCACACGCACGACCATCGATGATGCGAGCAGTTTTAACCCGGTATTCTCTCCGGACGATTCAATGATAGCTTTTCAACGCGACGGTGACATTTGGCTGTTTGACGTGGTTCGCGGCTCCGCGCGTATGTTTGCTTCAGGAAAACCGACAAGGTTGCTCTCTTCAATGTGGACTCCGGACGGTAGTGCTGTTTTGTTTGTGAGGCAGTCGGTCGGCGTCGCAGAGAAGCCTCTGAAAGGTGGGCCCGAAAGAACGGTCATTGAAGACAATAGCGGTTACCCTTTCGTGACCCAGATGATCAGCGACGGCCGGGCCCTTGGTGTCAAGATACGGGAAGGGAGCCGTGACATTTTCATCCGGTCATCAAATGGCGACGAAACGTATTTTGCCCAGTCGCCGGCAAACGAAACAATGCCGGCGCTGTCACCCGACGAGCGCTGGCTGGCTTACGCTACTTCTATAGATATCTCAGGCGACATTAGTATTTTTATCGAAGCATTTCCTAATGGAGGATCGAAAATTCGGCTTACGGGGGACATTAGCGGTGCCCAGCCCCGGTGGCGACGTGATGGCCGCGAGCTATATTTTGTTGCCGCGGATGGCAGCCTGATGGCAGTCACGGTCGAGGAACCCGGCGGAGCTCTCAAGTTAGGTGCCCCAAAACCACTCTTCAAAACCACTATCGCGATCGTGGCCAGCGTTGGAGCTCGTTCGATGTATGACGCAACCCGCGACGGATCGCGTTTCTTTGTTACCGAAGAGAAGAAAGAACCCGCAGCCGACACCCAACCCGTAACCGTACTCGTGAATTGGCAAAGCATCGTGACAAAGAGATGA
- a CDS encoding sulfite exporter TauE/SafE family protein codes for MENLASNLQTYLAGNSLLALPAAFVAGLLISFTPCVYPIIPIQLGFIGGQTANANSEDKARFSLRGFKLSVLFVIGMAAVYAALGAFAALTGTLFGSWTSSPWTYIVVGNVILILALSMFDVFQIQAPQFLMKLNPKTKGNGYVSAVLVGAVSGLVVGPCTAPALGATLAYVGTQGNVVFGTVVLFVFAIGMGTLMIVLGTFSGAMSLLPRSGGWMVKVKTAFGVVMLILAQYLFVQAGMRFI; via the coding sequence ATGGAAAACCTAGCCAGCAATCTTCAGACATATCTCGCCGGCAACTCTTTGCTTGCTTTACCTGCGGCATTTGTCGCCGGTCTGCTGATCAGCTTTACGCCGTGCGTTTATCCGATCATTCCGATACAGCTCGGTTTTATCGGTGGTCAAACCGCAAATGCCAATTCAGAAGACAAGGCAAGGTTCAGCCTTCGCGGATTCAAGCTTTCAGTTCTGTTCGTTATCGGAATGGCAGCGGTGTACGCGGCACTTGGGGCGTTCGCGGCGTTGACAGGAACACTGTTCGGCTCATGGACATCAAGTCCGTGGACATACATCGTCGTCGGCAACGTCATTTTGATTCTTGCCCTCTCGATGTTCGATGTTTTTCAGATCCAAGCCCCGCAGTTTTTGATGAAACTAAATCCGAAAACGAAAGGCAATGGCTATGTGTCCGCCGTTCTCGTCGGAGCGGTTTCAGGGTTAGTGGTCGGACCATGCACAGCACCGGCTTTGGGGGCGACGCTCGCTTACGTGGGCACGCAGGGCAATGTAGTTTTCGGCACCGTCGTGCTATTCGTATTTGCGATCGGCATGGGAACGCTGATGATAGTTTTAGGAACATTCAGCGGAGCGATGTCGTTGTTGCCGCGTTCAGGCGGTTGGATGGTAAAGGTCAAGACGGCCTTTGGGGTCGTTATGTTGATTCTTGCTCAATACCTGTTCGTTCAGGCGGGCATGAGGTTTATTTGA
- a CDS encoding heavy metal-responsive transcriptional regulator produces MGNSSLQIGEIAARSGVSVDTVRYYERLKLVPPAPRSSSGYRIFSTKAIEQIRFIKQAQELGFSLDEIKGLLTTGGAKECRQVRDLLRRKLCEMDEQIKKLKAFRKILAGHLYDCDDEFERKGQDAQCPVLFEIEK; encoded by the coding sequence ATGGGAAATTCATCTCTGCAAATCGGCGAAATTGCGGCCCGTTCAGGTGTCAGCGTTGATACTGTTCGTTACTACGAACGGTTGAAATTAGTGCCTCCCGCTCCGCGCTCAAGCTCCGGCTATCGCATTTTTTCGACGAAAGCCATCGAACAAATAAGGTTCATCAAGCAGGCTCAGGAGCTTGGGTTTTCGCTTGATGAGATAAAGGGACTTTTAACGACCGGAGGCGCGAAAGAATGCCGACAGGTAAGAGATCTTCTCCGTCGTAAACTTTGCGAAATGGACGAACAGATCAAAAAGCTGAAAGCGTTCCGAAAAATCTTGGCGGGCCATTTATACGATTGTGATGATGAATTCGAAAGGAAAGGACAGGACGCACAATGTCCGGTTCTTTTTGAGATCGAGAAATAA
- a CDS encoding sigma-70 family RNA polymerase sigma factor, producing MLGIKWLESKEDTWRNFESEAMPFRNDLYRTAMWLTRNPAEAEDLVQETMFQALRSFHLYEMGTNCKAWLMRILYVHNVRRLRSVLKLQIVADEDDVILNNIPFEPPIPEKITDEEVLDAIWKLPEPFRNVLVLADIEELSYKEIASIMELPMGTVMSRLSRGRRMLRIELADYASKHGFGDQRRTAQK from the coding sequence ATGCTTGGAATAAAGTGGCTGGAAAGCAAAGAGGACACGTGGCGGAATTTCGAATCCGAGGCCATGCCGTTTCGTAATGATCTGTACCGGACAGCAATGTGGCTGACGCGGAATCCTGCCGAAGCCGAAGACCTGGTTCAGGAAACGATGTTTCAAGCCTTGCGGTCGTTCCATTTGTACGAAATGGGGACGAACTGCAAAGCGTGGCTAATGCGCATACTTTACGTGCACAATGTCCGACGCCTCCGCAGCGTGCTTAAGCTGCAGATCGTCGCCGACGAAGATGACGTTATCCTAAACAATATTCCGTTCGAGCCGCCGATACCGGAGAAGATCACGGACGAAGAAGTACTCGACGCGATATGGAAACTGCCGGAGCCGTTTAGAAACGTCCTGGTTCTTGCCGATATCGAAGAGCTTTCCTACAAAGAGATCGCTTCGATAATGGAATTACCGATGGGTACGGTAATGTCCCGCCTTTCGCGGGGACGCCGGATGTTGAGGATAGAGTTGGCCGATTACGCAAGCAAACATGGATTTGGAGATCAAAGACGGACAGCCCAAAAATAA
- the hydA gene encoding dihydropyrimidinase: MKTLIKNGRVVTAVDDYRADIFIDGETVTTIGKSLEIEADVVIDASGKLVIPGGIDPHTHMELPFGGTQSSDDFFTGTQAAAFGGTTTIIDFAVQTKGESMTAGVDAWHKKAEGKTAIDYGFHLITTEFEDGDEKEMYKLMDEGITSFKLFMAYPGVFLADDATIFRAMSAAGARGGLICMHAENGIVINEIIKRFLADGRTAPKYHALTRPAIAEAEGVHRAIAIAEMAESPVYIVHLSCTDALNQVRQARDRGIPAFAETCPQYLFHSIDDYGDDWEGAKYVMTPPLREKHNCAELWKGLKMDDLQVISTDHCPFCMKEQKELGIDDFTKIPNGAPGVENRLALIYNGGVVENRISLNRFVELTSTAAAKMFGMFPKKGTIAVGSDADIVIFDPNGETTFGVEHEHMNVDYSSYEGWTIKGKVETVLSRGRVIIEKGEHKGKAGDGQFLKRGECVKV; this comes from the coding sequence ATGAAAACACTGATCAAAAACGGGCGGGTTGTTACTGCGGTGGACGACTATCGGGCGGATATTTTTATTGATGGCGAGACGGTGACGACTATTGGTAAGTCACTTGAGATTGAAGCGGATGTTGTCATCGATGCGAGTGGGAAGCTTGTAATTCCCGGCGGGATCGATCCGCATACGCATATGGAGCTGCCGTTTGGCGGGACGCAGTCTTCGGACGATTTCTTTACGGGCACGCAGGCGGCGGCGTTTGGCGGGACGACGACGATCATTGATTTTGCGGTGCAGACGAAGGGCGAATCGATGACCGCGGGCGTCGATGCCTGGCACAAAAAGGCCGAGGGCAAGACGGCGATCGACTACGGGTTTCATCTCATCACGACCGAGTTTGAGGACGGTGACGAGAAGGAAATGTACAAGCTGATGGACGAGGGCATCACGTCGTTCAAGCTGTTCATGGCGTATCCGGGCGTGTTTTTGGCGGACGACGCGACGATCTTTCGGGCTATGTCGGCGGCGGGTGCAAGAGGCGGGTTAATATGTATGCATGCCGAGAACGGCATCGTCATCAACGAGATCATCAAACGCTTTTTGGCCGACGGCCGAACCGCTCCGAAGTATCATGCTCTGACACGCCCAGCCATAGCCGAAGCAGAAGGCGTTCATCGCGCGATCGCAATTGCCGAGATGGCAGAGTCGCCAGTCTACATTGTTCATCTTTCGTGTACTGATGCTCTGAATCAGGTGCGGCAGGCAAGAGACCGCGGCATCCCGGCGTTTGCAGAGACTTGCCCGCAGTATCTTTTTCACTCGATCGACGATTACGGCGACGACTGGGAAGGTGCGAAATATGTGATGACGCCGCCTTTGCGTGAGAAACACAACTGTGCCGAGCTCTGGAAAGGCCTCAAGATGGACGACCTGCAAGTTATCTCGACTGACCATTGCCCGTTCTGTATGAAGGAGCAAAAAGAGCTCGGCATCGATGATTTCACCAAGATCCCAAACGGAGCTCCCGGCGTCGAAAATCGCCTCGCCCTCATCTACAACGGCGGCGTTGTCGAGAACCGCATTTCGCTCAATCGCTTTGTCGAACTCACTTCGACAGCCGCGGCGAAGATGTTCGGTATGTTCCCGAAGAAGGGCACCATTGCCGTCGGTTCAGATGCAGACATCGTCATCTTTGACCCGAACGGCGAGACGACATTCGGCGTCGAGCACGAACACATGAACGTCGATTATTCGAGCTACGAAGGCTGGACCATCAAAGGCAAGGTCGAAACCGTCCTCTCACGAGGCCGCGTCATAATCGAGAAAGGCGAACACAAGGGCAAGGCTGGCGACGGGCAATTTCTCAAACGCGGCGAATGCGTGAAGGTCTAA
- a CDS encoding beta-lactamase family protein, with amino-acid sequence MTTTRRISVQLIGFAVVFATSAFANADSVDRYLAEQMRLKNAPGASIAVVKNGKVIQSAGYGLSNIETNTSATADTVYEIGSVTKQFTAAAIMLLVQEGKLAVSDPIRKYFPDAPESWSNITIRHLLTHTSGIQNHVEIPGYLERFKTDLSFRTTPAGEEKLRMFFELPLEFEAGKTWAYDNTGYILLGHIIEKVSGISYYEYLDERIFIPLGMANTRSTSPLEIVKRRASGYGWANGKFENRPILLPGIAFSAGAMLSTVTDMAKWDAALRTDRILTAESKKAMWEATRGNDGSPLPFDYGFGWFVDSYRGHRLVQHSGATPGFSSVFYRFPDDGLSVIILTNVSGTNIDHWAIDIASKYLRSLDRRKTIRDPDPALTVQHRSMLTALADQKFADHNVTVQMDVFFKTATGKSLFSWYLDGSPIKSFELSSIEKRPGGQIRRYNVMAGKNLFEVSFLTTGIDRVAQILWW; translated from the coding sequence ATGACCACAACTCGGCGTATTTCAGTCCAATTAATTGGCTTCGCCGTCGTGTTTGCTACTTCAGCATTTGCCAACGCTGATTCGGTTGATAGGTATCTCGCGGAGCAGATGCGGCTGAAGAACGCTCCCGGCGCGTCAATCGCCGTTGTTAAGAACGGCAAAGTCATCCAGAGCGCGGGCTACGGGCTTTCAAACATTGAAACAAACACAAGTGCAACGGCCGACACGGTTTATGAGATCGGCTCGGTAACGAAACAGTTTACCGCTGCCGCAATAATGTTGTTGGTCCAGGAAGGTAAGCTCGCGGTTTCTGACCCGATCCGAAAGTACTTTCCGGACGCTCCGGAAAGCTGGAGCAACATCACGATCCGGCATCTGTTGACGCATACCTCGGGCATCCAGAACCACGTCGAAATTCCCGGATACCTGGAACGTTTCAAGACCGACCTTTCATTCCGAACAACCCCCGCGGGCGAAGAAAAGCTGCGAATGTTCTTCGAATTGCCGCTTGAATTCGAGGCGGGCAAGACGTGGGCATATGACAACACAGGATACATCCTGCTCGGGCACATTATCGAGAAAGTGAGCGGCATTTCGTATTACGAGTATCTGGACGAACGGATCTTCATTCCGCTGGGAATGGCCAACACTCGTTCAACTTCTCCTCTTGAGATAGTGAAGCGGAGAGCGTCAGGATACGGCTGGGCGAACGGCAAGTTCGAAAATCGACCGATACTTCTGCCGGGTATCGCGTTCTCGGCCGGGGCCATGCTGTCAACTGTAACCGACATGGCGAAATGGGATGCCGCATTGCGAACGGATCGGATACTAACGGCAGAAAGCAAGAAGGCCATGTGGGAGGCGACCCGTGGAAATGACGGTTCGCCGCTTCCCTTCGATTACGGTTTCGGCTGGTTTGTCGACAGTTACCGCGGCCATCGGCTGGTGCAGCATTCCGGAGCAACGCCTGGGTTTTCTTCTGTTTTCTACCGATTCCCGGACGATGGGCTATCTGTGATCATTTTGACCAATGTCTCAGGAACAAACATTGATCATTGGGCGATCGACATCGCGTCAAAATATTTGCGTTCGCTCGACCGCCGCAAAACCATTCGCGACCCTGATCCCGCTCTTACAGTGCAGCATCGGTCAATGCTGACGGCACTCGCGGATCAGAAATTCGCAGATCACAATGTGACTGTCCAAATGGATGTGTTTTTCAAGACCGCGACCGGCAAATCACTTTTTTCGTGGTATCTTGACGGCTCGCCGATCAAGAGCTTTGAATTGTCTTCGATAGAAAAACGCCCCGGCGGGCAAATACGTCGATACAACGTAATGGCAGGGAAGAACCTTTTCGAGGTTTCGTTTTTGACGACCGGCATTGATCGAGTGGCACAGATACTTTGGTGGTAA
- a CDS encoding zf-HC2 domain-containing protein has protein sequence MDLEIKDGQPKNKEVVTMQCREFREVSESYISDELLVETNHQVNHHLEHCPECRADFIARRTLRKRITSAGRNAANFQIDPIFNNKLEYALKDEAMRSGFWARIGLSPKIMIPAMAVLVLAFGLGIVYWGGGDLGGNIADNSVTKRLAELAHLASGNHKDCALEKLGMWEKVSKTDYPEKTAYSQEILAPLKAKYSDKLEMLSVHDCEYQGIQFTHVVLRNGTNIISVFFDKSDSLLEQKDSQISPITSEVENGLQVASFANHSQSILVVSNLPETENLNLARTISHSLSERL, from the coding sequence ATGGATTTGGAGATCAAAGACGGACAGCCCAAAAATAAAGAGGTGGTAACTATGCAGTGCCGAGAATTTCGTGAAGTTTCAGAATCGTATATTAGTGACGAGTTGCTGGTGGAAACCAACCATCAGGTCAATCATCATCTTGAGCATTGTCCCGAATGCCGAGCAGACTTCATAGCTCGGCGGACCTTGCGAAAGCGAATAACCTCAGCCGGCCGCAACGCCGCTAATTTTCAAATTGACCCGATCTTTAACAATAAACTGGAATATGCTCTAAAAGACGAGGCGATGCGTTCAGGATTTTGGGCAAGAATCGGGCTAAGTCCAAAGATTATGATCCCGGCGATGGCTGTCCTTGTTTTGGCATTTGGATTAGGGATCGTTTATTGGGGCGGCGGCGATTTGGGTGGAAATATTGCGGACAATTCCGTGACAAAAAGATTAGCGGAATTAGCCCACCTTGCCTCTGGGAACCACAAGGATTGTGCGTTAGAAAAACTCGGGATGTGGGAGAAAGTGTCAAAAACCGACTATCCTGAAAAAACTGCTTACTCGCAAGAGATCCTTGCACCATTGAAGGCAAAATATTCGGACAAATTAGAGATGTTGAGCGTCCACGACTGTGAGTATCAAGGCATACAATTCACCCATGTCGTTCTTAGAAACGGCACAAACATCATATCTGTATTTTTCGACAAGTCCGATTCCTTGTTGGAGCAAAAAGATTCGCAAATAAGTCCTATCACGAGTGAGGTTGAAAACGGTTTACAAGTTGCAAGCTTTGCGAATCACTCACAATCAATCTTAGTTGTTTCCAATCTGCCTGAAACAGAAAACCTAAACCTTGCCCGAACCATTTCTCATTCTTTGAGCGAGAGACTGTGA
- a CDS encoding TlpA family protein disulfide reductase, with translation MKCISCSPCIFSKIALLIGLVVAYFGGCTIASQKTSSPPSVGQQQTEIKRGTAIGDIAPDFDLAKFDGGNISLKELEGSPAVLVFWTAWCPVCKEEAPHVNKLAAEFEAKGVKVVGINIGESDARVAEGIKDFGIEYTVAIDKDTSVAKSYKVVGTPTVVFLDKKGSVQYFGNEVPKDYPDRLNKIIGS, from the coding sequence ATGAAATGTATATCTTGTAGCCCCTGTATTTTTAGTAAAATTGCGCTGCTAATCGGACTTGTCGTCGCCTATTTTGGAGGATGCACTATTGCCAGCCAGAAAACTTCGAGCCCGCCTTCGGTTGGTCAGCAGCAGACAGAAATCAAACGCGGAACCGCTATCGGTGATATCGCTCCCGATTTCGATCTGGCAAAATTTGATGGCGGGAACATCTCACTCAAGGAACTTGAAGGCAGTCCCGCAGTCCTCGTGTTTTGGACCGCGTGGTGCCCCGTCTGTAAAGAGGAAGCCCCACATGTCAACAAACTCGCCGCCGAGTTCGAAGCCAAAGGAGTAAAGGTTGTCGGCATCAACATCGGCGAAAGCGATGCCCGCGTTGCCGAAGGCATAAAGGATTTTGGCATAGAATACACAGTCGCCATAGACAAAGACACTTCAGTGGCGAAGAGCTACAAAGTTGTCGGAACGCCAACCGTTGTGTTCCTGGACAAAAAAGGTTCGGTTCAATATTTCGGAAACGAGGTTCCGAAAGATTACCCCGATCGTCTAAACAAGATAATCGGAAGCTAA
- a CDS encoding thioredoxin family protein, protein MKTKRFFTAAISIALILTAASVSSFAVTTSKSKGLKAASAKTKPRVVIIRADWCGACQKLEPTMMGLMEEYGGKLDFVMLDVTNDETTAQAAAKARSLGLSAFFEANKKMTSTVAIFKGKKSVFKTAKNFNKADYVAAFEKAIK, encoded by the coding sequence ATGAAAACGAAGAGATTCTTTACCGCGGCAATTTCAATTGCCCTAATTTTGACGGCCGCTTCGGTCAGCTCGTTTGCAGTCACAACCTCTAAGAGCAAAGGCTTGAAAGCCGCTTCGGCGAAAACAAAACCGCGTGTCGTCATTATACGAGCCGACTGGTGTGGCGCTTGCCAAAAGCTCGAACCGACCATGATGGGTCTCATGGAAGAGTACGGCGGAAAGCTTGACTTTGTAATGCTCGACGTCACTAACGACGAAACTACGGCTCAGGCGGCTGCAAAGGCAAGATCACTCGGCCTCAGCGCATTCTTCGAGGCCAATAAGAAGATGACTTCGACCGTTGCCATCTTCAAAGGCAAGAAGTCCGTGTTCAAAACCGCTAAGAACTTCAACAAGGCTGATTACGTGGCCGCCTTCGAAAAGGCGATCAAATAA
- a CDS encoding argininosuccinate lyase: protein MRTLRQMALIAVIGVVYAIGSQVMAQGKQDFIVVNRTGVEIYALYVSPHNARSWGEDILGADTLLPNEDLLITFSRRERAKYWDLRVEDEDGNSIEWGRLNLLEISRVTLYYKNRKPTAIVE, encoded by the coding sequence ATGAGAACACTTAGACAAATGGCCCTTATTGCGGTCATCGGCGTAGTCTATGCGATCGGCTCGCAGGTAATGGCTCAAGGAAAGCAGGATTTCATCGTCGTAAATAGAACTGGCGTTGAGATCTACGCTTTGTATGTTAGCCCGCATAACGCACGCAGCTGGGGAGAAGACATCTTAGGAGCCGACACGCTGCTTCCCAATGAGGACCTTTTGATCACATTCTCACGAAGGGAAAGGGCTAAGTACTGGGATCTTCGCGTAGAAGACGAGGACGGAAATTCGATCGAATGGGGCCGCCTTAACCTCCTCGAGATATCGAGGGTTACGCTCTATTACAAGAACCGAAAGCCGACAGCGATCGTCGAATAG